The Tachypleus tridentatus isolate NWPU-2018 chromosome 5, ASM421037v1, whole genome shotgun sequence genome includes a window with the following:
- the LOC143250336 gene encoding uncharacterized protein LOC143250336 yields MDKSTCIQNISSGAVIRRNSQQRPLGDHPFSQITESKQRKTGRSYSVHNSSHLQTELSEKFLFRQRFASFPLDATSFLNPRLSTFTGNCEGFYQRLRNFSLTSKGVVNQGDSFRSRQNSLSTKDSHPQILPPVVNQSYIRKSDFSPTVFRIAVSGSSQVGKSLLTHQFTTSELICTFDSFMG; encoded by the coding sequence ATGGACAAATCTACGTGTATACAAAACATCTCTTCTGGCGCTGTTATTCGCCGAAACAGTCAGCAACGGCCGTTAGGAGATCACCCGTTCTCTCAAATCACAGAATCAAAGCAAAGGAAAACTGGACGATCATATTCTGTACACAATTCGTCGCATCTGCAGACGGAATTATCAGAAAAGTTTCTCTTTCGACAAAGATTTGCGAGTTTTCCGCTCGACGCAACCTCCTTCTTAAATCCCAGACTTTCCACATTTACTGGAAACTGTGAGGGCTTTTATCAGAGACTACGGAACTTTTCATTAACGTCCAAAGGTGTGGTAAACCAGGGGGATTCTTTTCGGTCTCGTCAGAACAGCTTATCAACAAAAGATTCGCATCCTCAGATCCTTCCACCTGTCGTCAACCAATCTTACATTAGAAAAAGCGACTTCTCTCCAACAGTCTTCAGAATAGCTGTGAGTGGAAGTTCTCAAGTGGGCAAGTCTCTTCTGACCCATCAGTTCACTACATCTGAGCTCATTTGTACTTTCGACAGCTTTATGGGTTAG